In Janibacter sp. CX7, a single genomic region encodes these proteins:
- the uvrC gene encoding excinuclease ABC subunit UvrC — MADPSTYRPAPGSIPTDPGVYRFRDEHGRVIYVGKAKSLRSRLSSYFQDISALHPRTSRMVRTGASVEWTVVSTEVEALQLEYAWIKEFDPRFNVKYRDDKSYPYLAVTMGEDYPRAQVLRGAKRRGTRYFGPYTHAWAIRETLDLLLRVFPVRTCSKGVFKRAEQSGRPCLLGYIDKCSAPCVGRVSADEHRALAQELCDFLAGDTARFVRRLERQMKAAAADLDFEQAARLRDDVAALTKALEKSAVVLPDGTDADVFALADDELEVAIQVFHVRGGRIRGQRGWVAEKDAEDLPELVEHLLQQVYGGEGGEGVPREVLVPVLPPDADGVSAWLGERRGSAVSLRVPQRGDKRALMETVARNAEQSLARHKVARAGDLTARSQALQELQEALGLDDAPLRIEGYDISHVQGSDVVGSMVVFEDGLVRKPEYRRFIVRGDVDGRTDDTAAMHEVLTRRFQRHLKDRERDATDPETGEARRFAYPPNLVVVDGGAPQVAAAQQVLDELGVDDVAIVGLAKRLEEVWVPGDDHPVILARNSEALYLLQRLRDESHRFANTFHRERRSKSMTRSALDGIPGLGEARRKALLARFGSVKRVRAASIEELTEVPGIGPSLAERIAAELAERTTAPAVNLTTGEVLDEGELT; from the coding sequence GTGGCAGACCCGTCGACCTACCGTCCCGCACCGGGGTCGATCCCGACCGACCCGGGCGTCTACCGATTCCGGGACGAGCACGGCCGGGTCATCTACGTCGGCAAGGCGAAGTCGCTGCGCTCGCGGCTGTCCTCCTACTTCCAGGACATCTCGGCGCTGCACCCACGCACCTCGCGGATGGTGCGCACCGGTGCGAGTGTCGAGTGGACCGTCGTGTCCACCGAGGTCGAGGCCCTGCAGCTCGAGTACGCGTGGATCAAGGAGTTCGACCCGCGCTTCAACGTCAAGTACCGCGACGACAAGTCCTACCCCTACCTCGCGGTGACGATGGGCGAGGACTACCCCCGCGCGCAGGTCCTGCGCGGCGCCAAGCGCCGGGGTACGCGCTACTTCGGCCCCTACACGCATGCGTGGGCGATCCGCGAGACCCTCGACCTGCTGCTGCGCGTCTTCCCCGTGCGCACGTGCAGCAAGGGCGTCTTCAAGCGGGCCGAGCAGTCCGGTCGGCCCTGCCTGCTCGGCTACATCGACAAGTGCTCCGCCCCCTGTGTCGGCCGGGTGAGCGCCGACGAGCACCGGGCCCTGGCCCAGGAGCTGTGCGACTTCCTCGCCGGTGACACCGCCCGCTTCGTGCGCCGCCTCGAGCGGCAGATGAAGGCCGCGGCCGCGGACCTCGACTTCGAGCAGGCGGCCCGCCTGCGCGACGACGTCGCGGCCCTGACCAAGGCCCTCGAGAAGTCCGCCGTCGTCCTGCCCGACGGCACCGACGCGGACGTCTTCGCGCTCGCCGACGACGAGCTCGAGGTCGCCATCCAGGTCTTCCACGTTCGCGGTGGCCGCATCCGCGGCCAGCGGGGCTGGGTGGCGGAGAAGGACGCGGAGGACCTGCCCGAGCTCGTCGAGCACCTGCTCCAGCAGGTCTACGGCGGCGAAGGGGGCGAGGGCGTGCCTCGCGAGGTCCTCGTCCCGGTGCTCCCGCCGGATGCCGACGGCGTCTCGGCGTGGCTCGGCGAGCGACGCGGCAGCGCGGTGAGCCTGCGGGTGCCGCAGCGCGGCGACAAGCGGGCCCTCATGGAGACCGTGGCCCGCAATGCCGAGCAGTCCCTCGCCCGGCACAAGGTGGCCAGGGCCGGCGACCTCACCGCCCGCAGCCAGGCCCTGCAGGAGCTCCAGGAGGCCCTCGGTCTGGACGACGCCCCCCTTCGCATCGAGGGCTACGACATCAGCCACGTGCAGGGCAGCGACGTCGTCGGCTCGATGGTCGTCTTCGAGGACGGACTCGTGCGCAAGCCGGAGTACCGGCGCTTCATCGTCCGCGGTGACGTCGACGGACGCACCGACGACACCGCCGCGATGCACGAGGTCCTCACGCGGCGCTTCCAGCGCCACCTCAAGGACCGCGAGCGCGACGCCACCGACCCGGAGACGGGCGAGGCGCGGCGCTTCGCCTACCCGCCCAACCTCGTCGTCGTCGACGGCGGCGCGCCCCAGGTGGCCGCCGCCCAGCAGGTGCTCGACGAGCTCGGCGTCGACGACGTCGCGATCGTCGGCCTCGCCAAGCGCCTCGAGGAGGTGTGGGTGCCCGGTGACGACCACCCGGTGATCCTCGCCCGCAACAGCGAGGCGCTCTACCTGCTCCAGCGGCTGCGCGACGAGTCGCACCGCTTCGCCAACACCTTCCACCGCGAGCGGCGCAGCAAGTCGATGACCCGCAGCGCGCTCGACGGGATCCCGGGGCTGGGGGAGGCGCGGCGCAAGGCGCTGCTCGCCCGCTTCGGGTCGGTGAAGAGGGTGCGGGCCGCGAGCATCGAGGAGCTGACCGAGGTGCCGGGGATCGGACCTTCGCTCGCCGAGCGAATTGCGGCAGAGTTGGCCGAGAGGACGACCGCACCCGCCGTGAACCTCACCACCGGTGAGGTCCTCGACGAAGGAGAGCTGACGTGA
- a CDS encoding Rieske (2Fe-2S) protein, whose protein sequence is MTTRRTALSIAAVGGSAAVVAACGDDSTPSSGGEGGSAAGTSFPVADVPEGGGLARDRVVVTQPSAGEFKAFDGTCPHQGCAVSKVTTEAIICPCHGSQFDITDGSVLQGPATEGLTEMKATVDGDEVTVS, encoded by the coding sequence ATGACGACCCGACGCACCGCCCTGTCCATCGCCGCGGTCGGCGGGTCCGCCGCCGTCGTCGCTGCCTGCGGTGACGACTCCACACCCTCGAGCGGGGGCGAAGGGGGGAGCGCCGCCGGCACGAGCTTCCCCGTCGCCGACGTGCCGGAGGGCGGTGGCCTCGCCCGCGACCGCGTCGTCGTGACCCAGCCGAGTGCGGGGGAGTTCAAGGCCTTCGACGGCACCTGCCCGCACCAGGGCTGTGCCGTCTCGAAGGTGACGACCGAGGCGATCATCTGCCCGTGCCACGGCAGTCAGTTCGACATCACCGACGGTTCGGTGCTGCAGGGGCCGGCCACGGAGGGTCTCACCGAGATGAAGGCGACCGTCGACGGCGACGAGGTCACCGTCTCGTAG
- a CDS encoding branched-chain amino acid ABC transporter substrate-binding protein, with protein sequence MIRRSVISTGATMLVATMALSACGTRGGDSGGSGDGDGGGDKKVVKIGVISPLSGDLSALGLGIQHSVELAAEQANESGDLGDWEIEVVPEDDEGKPEVGKNAASKLASDPEVVGVVGTLNSSVAGPVQPILDKAKITMVSPANTNPTLTRGAKPDDSPERVYASYFRVCTTDTVQGPFAARYLYEKAGIKELATVHDKKTYGQGLVDAFSEEYKKLGGKIVAAETINPDEDKYDAVVSSLKAKNPKAVYYGGEYPQAAPLSQQLKAGGLKVPLMGGDGIFSPEFIKLAGKGSDGDLATSVGAPTESLDAGKKFLDDYDKAGYSDPAEAYGAYAYDAGQSIIEALKVSLKDADTVEDARQATIDAMKDVSFDGVTGKVAFDEYGDNTTRVLTAYEVKGGKWTDVNTEEFK encoded by the coding sequence GTGATCAGGCGTTCCGTCATCTCAACGGGGGCGACCATGCTCGTCGCCACCATGGCCCTGTCCGCATGCGGAACCCGCGGCGGTGACAGCGGCGGCTCCGGAGACGGCGACGGCGGGGGCGACAAGAAGGTCGTGAAGATCGGCGTCATCTCGCCGCTCTCGGGCGACCTGTCCGCTCTCGGCCTCGGCATCCAGCACTCGGTCGAGCTCGCGGCCGAGCAGGCCAACGAGTCCGGCGATCTCGGCGACTGGGAGATCGAGGTCGTCCCGGAGGACGACGAGGGCAAGCCCGAGGTCGGCAAGAACGCCGCCTCCAAGCTCGCCTCCGACCCGGAGGTCGTCGGTGTCGTCGGCACCCTGAACTCCTCGGTGGCCGGCCCGGTCCAGCCGATCCTCGACAAGGCGAAGATCACGATGGTCTCGCCGGCCAACACCAACCCGACGCTCACCCGCGGCGCGAAGCCGGACGACTCCCCCGAGCGCGTCTACGCGAGCTACTTCCGTGTCTGCACCACCGACACCGTCCAGGGCCCCTTCGCCGCGCGCTACCTCTACGAGAAGGCCGGCATCAAGGAGCTCGCGACGGTCCACGACAAGAAGACCTACGGTCAGGGTCTCGTCGACGCCTTCAGCGAGGAGTACAAGAAGCTCGGCGGCAAGATCGTCGCCGCCGAGACGATCAACCCCGACGAGGACAAGTACGACGCCGTCGTCTCCTCGCTCAAGGCCAAGAACCCCAAGGCGGTCTACTACGGCGGCGAGTACCCCCAGGCCGCCCCGCTGAGCCAGCAGCTCAAGGCCGGTGGCCTCAAGGTGCCGCTCATGGGTGGTGACGGCATCTTCTCGCCGGAGTTCATCAAGCTCGCGGGCAAGGGCTCCGACGGCGACCTCGCCACCTCCGTGGGTGCGCCGACCGAGAGCCTCGACGCCGGCAAGAAGTTCCTCGACGACTACGACAAGGCCGGGTACTCCGACCCCGCCGAGGCCTACGGCGCCTACGCCTACGACGCCGGCCAGTCGATCATCGAGGCGCTCAAGGTCTCGCTCAAGGACGCCGACACCGTCGAGGACGCCCGCCAGGCGACCATCGACGCGATGAAGGACGTCTCCTTCGACGGCGTGACCGGCAAGGTGGCCTTCGACGAGTACGGCGACAACACGACGCGCGTCCTCACCGCCTACGAGGTCAAGGGTGGCAAGTGGACCGACGTCAACACCGAGGAGTTCAAGTGA